TCCTgtgcaggaagcagaaaaggcgATCCAGTGTCTCAATGGGAAACTGGCCCTTTCCAAGAAATTGGTGGTGCGGTGGGCACATGCGCAAGTCAAGGTAAGCTGCTTGCTGTAATTTGCAAAATCCAAAAAATTTAATACTAAGGAACAATTCTTATCAAAGCTGTCTTAGCCTGGCGAGATAATTTCAGTCTGTTCTAGGAAATAACTCTCATAAAAATGGTATTAATCTGCTACTTCTCCTGTCTACCTAAACTGTGCTGGATTAGCTGTGAATAGGAATAGGCCATTTAACCTGATGTTCTGTGGAAGGGAGTTTCTGATCAGAGCGATATGAACAGATTACTTCTATAAATGTCCACATTTTAACTTTTCCCAAACTTAACGAGCAATTGGCTGAAAGTTTGTATACTTGTCTCTGTGGTTTTGCTCTCTTTTTGCGTAGAAGATGCATGGAAATTCTCAATTACTGAGTACTGTGTTGCTTTGTTCCACTTCTGAAAGCACTTATATGGCAGCAGCTCTAATTACTTCTGACTTTAAAGCAACATATTTAACATCTAAGCTAAATATCCTTTTATTGCTTGCTGTGTTACGCAGAACATCAAGTTTTTACTATTAACTTAAGCAGTACCTTCTggaacatattatttttaaaaaaatattttttttttaattcttgtcttGTTTCTCCTGTAGTTATTTACTATCTGGTATTTGATAAAACAATTTGTTTTCAGTTACTTTCTTTGCAGATAAATGGATTCTTGTTGCTATTTTCCATTGGGTAGCTTGCTTTTAGCGTGTGTTGATTATCCTACAAGcagctttctgctctttctcttatCAAGTATTCTAGTGCTTTGGATGctaaaaaggggaagaaaaaaaaaaacaacccacaaaaacccaacaGGTATCTTCATTAGAGGAAACCACGTTGTTTTAATTATTGGCTTCAAGGGCTCCGGGCTTTTGTCAGCACATCCGAGCTTGTGCAAATGCTATCTCCATTTTCTTTAGCTCTGTAGCTACTTGAGCTCCATGTGCGTCTGGATGCCTGGGGAATGATCGGGCTGCAGCAGGGGTTTTGGGCAGAGCAGTGAGTGTGTGCTCAGGCGGGAGTTCGTCAGGGCAGCTCGGGGCTTGGCTGGCTGGGCCATGGTGAAGAACAGGCATAAATAATCCCTTCAGTTTGCGTGGCATTTTCTAATCTGTGAATAGAAAGATTTAACAACACAAAACTGGCTTATTGTAGCAAGTGTTTATTTTAGACAATACCAGCACCATGCTAAGTAGTTCTAAGATGAGCAGCCAAGGCTTACCAGACACTGTCGGTttgagcagctttgctgaaaaacAAGCCTGACTTTGTGCCAAGCGAAATAAGGAAGCAGAACACTGCAAATAGTTCAGGAGGCCCGTTGCCCACAGAGATGACAGACTCACAAGCTGCTTTCTTCAGAAAGGAGGAGGTCGTTCCtaactggtctttttttttaatttttttttttttttttttctcccagcactGCATGATTCTGTGCAGTTGTGGGCTTGGGTTACCTTCTGACTCTGCACAATGTCTGTATAAAGAGCATTGCAATACAGTACAGAAGTTACCTTAAAATTTACCGTCTTTGCTTCATGCCTTCTATAGAGGGGAACAAGAAAGTGGTAAGACAGGATAAGGCTTAAGGATCCATAGTACCATGCACATAAGTGTTCGGCATTAGAGTCCACATTCCGTGTCGGTACTAAACAAATATGGTTGGGATTTGTTTCAGTGTTTGGCCACCAAAATCATTCCTAGCAAAAGTTTTACAAAATCTGAGGTGGTAGTAATACAACTTTAAAGTGTATCTGTGGGCAAACATTCCTTTGTTCGTAATTCCAGCTGACTACAATCCTTGGTCTCTTGTTCGCAGAGATATGATCACAATAAGAATGAGAAGATCCTTCCAATCAGTCTGGAGCCATCTTCCAGCACGGAGCCGCCCCAGTCTAACCTGAGGTAGGAGACGGGTTGGGTGAGAGGTGACCAAactctgggagcagcagggaactAACTTCTTCAATTAGAGCTGGAGTTGTTGGTGTTATCTTTTTGCTAAAAATATAACATGGCAGAAAACCTGCAAAGTGACTTATTTGATGTGGGACCCTTCAGGcttgaagtttattttttaatgtgtgaagCTACTGGGGCAGTAGGAAGGAAAGAGGTAAGGCAGGGAATGGGAACATGTCGCATCCCAGCTCATTTGGACAGAATGTGCTTTGCACTTTTTCGTATGAGTTTCAGTGAGAGGTTTTGTACTGTACTAATTTGATTAAGCAAAATGCTTATGAGCAAGAATTTGTATTATAGTGGTAAAAGGTTAGAACAAAATCAGAGGTCAGAAGTAGTACTTTCTCCCCCGCCTCAGCGTTAGGGCTAGCAAGTCTTCTCTGTGGGATGTGGTTAAATCCTCCAGCCCCTCTACCTAAAGCACGTAGTGCTGCTTTGCTAATTCACAGTCTGGTTGAAAGGATACGTGGTTTTCTTCTGCGTTCTGTCAGTGGGACACTGTAAGGACTGGGGATAATGAATTTGCCAACAGATAAAATGAGCTTGGAATTCAGAAGTAACACGCTAGGAAGTAATGAGCAGAGAGACTCCAGTCATGCGGGTTGTTAGCTACGTCAGTGGCACAAAGGAGTTGTTTTAGTGAGAATGGATGCTGCAAGACGTCACGGCAGAGAAGGGAACGTTCCTCGGTCCATACCCACTGGAGGATAGCGAATAACAAAAGCGCTAGGAATTTGGGGTGTAACCTTGGGATAGCTTCTCCCTTTGGGATAAACCCTGCTAATGTTGAAATAATGTTTCTTCCTGACCTAATTAGAGTTTGGGGTTTTCCCATCCCGAGCGGTCTTGTAGCTGGGAGGAAGTCTGGctttcatttctctgctgtttccagcagcctCGTCTGAGCTGCGCTCTGCTGCACATGCTCAGACCTCGTTAAATGACATCATTTCACATGAAGTAGGAAGCCTTGTTGTATACTCGGCTTGCTCAGTGTCCTCGGGAAAGTGCTGAGTCGGTGCAAGGACCGTTATTTTGTGGTGCTGTGATGTATCTTGGAGGACTTTTCCTAAGCAAATCCATGCTGAGGATTGAAGGGAAACGTGTGGGCTTTAAGCAGTAGATTCCTGCCTCCCACCTTCATGCTGCTTGTGGTGGGGGCTGCCTCGCCCCTCCTTGTGTGGCTAAGTATTCACACGTCAGCAAAATCTCAGGATTGCTGTAGTCTGATTCCATGCTAAGCTCAAGCtcaatttctcttctgtttttcctctttccagtgtCAGTGCAAAAATAAAGGCCATTGAAGCCAAGCTGAAAATGATGGCAGAAAACCCAGACGCGGAATACCCAGCAGCGCCTGTTTATTCTTACTTCAAACCACCGGATAAGAAAAGGACTACTCCTTATTCCAGAACTGCCTGGAAATCTAGGAGATGATGCTTATGAATCGATAATGGTAGCAAGAAACACTGCTTTGTATACCTGGAGTCCTCCGATGCTTTTGTACTTTGTAGAGTGGGAAGGATGCTGCCGCCCGAGCACGCCACTGTACACGGCAGCGTGTTTTGTAACACATTAGGTGGTTGCTGAATAATTCCTTACTGCCAGTGCAGATCCCCAGCTGAACGCTGTTCAGAGAAGTAGGTTCCCTTCAAAGCCTCTGATGAACACGCAGACAACCTCTCGTTAGTGTGCATTCATTAGCAAGATTAGAAACAGTAACCAGTCTGTGGAGTAAAGCACATCCCAAAATACTCCATTTAACtgattactttttaaagtatttttgaacAAAAAGTATTCCGATTTGTGTTTTTTAATGGAGGGGAAGCACTTGGTTTTGATTAACATGCTGTAGTTACCATGGAAAACTTTTTCATCTCaataaaactcattttaaatagattttgcaACACTCTTAGTAACTGTGCATGCAGTATTTTATATGCaccaaagcaaatttattttgcaGACTTTCAGGTATTAGTTTATGCTATGGTAACCTTAAGATAAGTCATGACACAGCCCGGGTATTTTCAGTGTCACTGAGACACGAGGTATGTGCCTCCATGTAGGAATGAGCGTATTCACACCCCGGTGAGGTCTGCGCTGTGCTGTAACCTTCGGAGCGCAGCGGTGGCGTGTCTGATGTTTGCGTTCAGTAATCCCCTTCGGTGGTAGCTCTTCATAAACCAGATGTGACAGCGTGAGAATAACGCTGCCGCCTCGGAGACATCTGTCAAGCACATGACCTCAGCCCCTGCCACCATCCAGTCCCGCTTCTGCTTTTTGCTGGCCGGTGGAGGTGGTTGGTTGCCTCTCGGTGTAAAGTGGCACAAGCCTTTGTGGCAAAGCGGCTCTGCTGTGTGCTGAGGTCACCCGCACCACGTGCTGAATATGCAGGTCTGATGGATGGGATCGCACTTAAACCATTAGATCTGCAGCATATTCTTCTCCCCAGACATTCTCTGCAGAATATAAATCTGAGGAACAAACGTTGTCTGGCAGCGTTTTCTCCTTAGTGCACACGGCGCTGTGACTGCGTGTGCGAGGGGGATGTTGGAGAACGTGTGCGCTCGAGTCCAGGAGACTCTGGTCAGACTTTGTCAATGTCCACTCTCCCAAAGCCTTTCAGTGGTGAATCTTCACATCTCTGGACACTCTTGAGTTGCTTCCCCAAGCTGGTTAACAGTGGGCTCAAACATaggggaggaaaataatttttaaacagccCCTGGTTTCCGTGCACAGGTGTTGCTCACTGGCATAGCAAAGTAAGGTTTGTATTCCTGCAGCAGCGCACCTCCCTCCGAGCAGAGCACGTATCCCGCTTCCGAACCGAGCAGCCGGAACGGAGCTGTGTGTTTGTGGGATGGGTGGATTGTTAAAGACTGAATTGTTCAAAAAGTAGGTCTTGTGCtgttaaatatttgctttctagTTTTTTGGGTACCTGAGTAAAGCGCAAAGTAGTGTCACTGGGAGTTTGTACCCCTATGAATGTCAATAACGCCTGTTTACATTCCTCTGCGAACAGCCTGTGTTTTGTTCTTGCGTGATCTAGCGTTTGTAGTTCTCCGCATCTGTATCTGCATTCTTTAGAACAGCAATTGATTCTATTTCTATTAGGAATTTAGAAAATACCTTGATTCAAATCGGGCACGCGGTTGTGTTCCCGTCAGAAACATACTTtgatatttatttgtatttaaatacagtttgTTGAAATTCTTACGGCtctaaataaacatttaaaatgcatgttttcctCCAGGAAAGCGAGGGTGGCAAGCAGGAAGTGAGGGTGGTAAATGCTTGGCATCAGCCGAAGTCCACTGATACAAGTCTGGGTACAATAGCagtagtctcttttttttttttttttattattattttttaaattttttttttgcactaccCCAGTGACTAACAGAAGTGCCTTGTCTGTCGCTTGGCCAGACTCAGACCTGGGGGAGCTTTATTGCAGGTCGGTGTTCGCGTCGGTCATTCCCGCTGGTGCTGCTGGCGCTTCCCAGGAATGCTGCAGCTTCCCCAAGGCCCCGTGCCTCCGCGGCAGCCGAGAGCACAGCAAAACCAGCCAGTGCCTAACCCTGGAGCCAGGAGGAGGTAAATGCTCAGTAACGTTTTCatgagcagcagctctggggcttTGAACATCAACTGTCATGAAATAGGTTTGGGAAGCTGGAGGCAGCAAGAAACGCTGTGGTGGAGGATGCAGCTGCTTTGGAGCCGTAAGTATGGAAGTTGGCAGGCTG
The genomic region above belongs to Larus michahellis chromosome 15, bLarMic1.1, whole genome shotgun sequence and contains:
- the RBM18 gene encoding putative RNA-binding protein 18; this encodes MEPGRQALPLENASILSEGALQDGHRLWIGNLDPKITEYHLLKLLQKFGKVKQFDFLFHKSGALEGQPRGYCFVNFETKQEAEKAIQCLNGKLALSKKLVVRWAHAQVKRYDHNKNEKILPISLEPSSSTEPPQSNLSVSAKIKAIEAKLKMMAENPDAEYPAAPVYSYFKPPDKKRTTPYSRTAWKSRR